A single genomic interval of Dyella sp. GSA-30 harbors:
- a CDS encoding C40 family peptidase, with protein sequence MPLKRLSVATALAAAFFISAPLLAQTAPEASADVSASQFATAAPLLMTQLPVFAPAPGLAQSVVPSSLTAELPASANDAKSNSVDAMADADDDGELDNANGMDLRHALIGLAMKLRDIRYVRGGHDPSTGFDCSGFVRYVFAHAVGLELPTNSASQFVAGLAVKRADMRPGDLVFFRTAGRGGRGRISHVGIYIDNGQFIHSPSRGKTVRVDNLQEAYWAKRFAGAKRPEGILQNG encoded by the coding sequence ATGCCGCTCAAGCGATTGTCCGTAGCTACCGCCCTGGCTGCCGCTTTCTTCATCTCCGCTCCGCTTCTCGCTCAAACCGCTCCCGAAGCTTCCGCAGACGTCTCCGCATCGCAGTTCGCGACCGCTGCGCCGTTGCTGATGACCCAGTTGCCGGTGTTTGCTCCGGCCCCGGGCCTGGCCCAGTCGGTGGTGCCGAGCAGCCTGACTGCCGAACTGCCGGCGTCGGCCAACGATGCCAAGAGCAATTCGGTCGACGCAATGGCCGACGCCGACGATGACGGCGAACTGGATAATGCCAACGGCATGGATCTGCGCCACGCGCTGATCGGTCTGGCGATGAAGCTTCGTGACATCCGCTATGTGCGTGGCGGTCATGATCCCTCCACCGGTTTCGATTGCAGCGGTTTTGTCCGCTACGTGTTCGCCCATGCGGTCGGCTTGGAACTGCCCACCAACTCGGCATCCCAGTTTGTCGCCGGTCTGGCCGTGAAGCGCGCCGATATGCGCCCGGGCGATCTGGTGTTCTTCCGCACCGCCGGTCGTGGCGGCCGCGGTCGCATCTCCCATGTCGGTATCTATATCGACAACGGCCAGTTCATTCATTCGCCTTCGCGCGGCAAGACCGTGCGCGTGGACAATCTGCAGGAGGCCTACTGGGCCAAGCGCTTCGCCGGCGCCAAGCGCCCGGAAGGCATCCTGCAGAACGGTTAA
- a CDS encoding M20 family metallopeptidase, with translation MDTARLSSFISGLWDEEIVPQLVEYIRIPNKSPMFDSKWVEHGYMDAAVKLMETWARSKLSSLPGATLEVVRLEGRTPLIYIEVPGQNDDTVVLYGHLDKQPEMTGWAEGLGPWTPVIKGDKLYGRGGADDGYAIFGSLAALLALHEQGIPHARCVVLIEACEESGSYDLPYYVDHLASRIGNPSLVVCLDSGCGNYDQLWLTTSLRGMTGGELTVQVLEEGVHSGDASGVVPSSFRILRELLSRLEDQETGKIKPQELYVEIPAQRVEQARRSAEVLGTAVYDKFPFVEGMKPVTEDLTELVLNRTWRPQLAVTGVDGMPPLESAGNVLRPKTSVKLSLRVPPTLSGAKAGQFVKALLEKDPPYGAKVSFKLEKDGSGWNAPQLSPWLEKAVADASEHYFGTPAAYMGEGGSIPFMGMLGEKFPQAQFLITGVLGPHSNAHGPNEFLHIPTGKKVSMVVAEVVARHFAQRAG, from the coding sequence ATGGATACCGCTCGCCTTTCCAGCTTTATCAGCGGATTGTGGGATGAGGAAATTGTTCCGCAATTGGTGGAGTACATCCGTATTCCGAACAAGTCGCCGATGTTCGACAGCAAGTGGGTCGAGCACGGTTACATGGATGCGGCGGTCAAGCTGATGGAAACCTGGGCGCGCTCGAAGCTGTCGTCGCTGCCCGGTGCCACGCTGGAAGTCGTACGGCTGGAGGGGCGCACGCCGCTGATCTATATCGAAGTGCCCGGGCAGAACGACGACACCGTCGTGCTGTACGGCCATCTCGACAAGCAGCCGGAAATGACCGGTTGGGCCGAAGGGCTGGGACCGTGGACGCCGGTGATCAAGGGCGACAAGCTCTACGGTCGCGGCGGCGCGGACGATGGTTACGCGATCTTCGGTTCGCTCGCCGCCCTGTTGGCCCTGCATGAACAAGGCATTCCGCATGCGCGTTGCGTAGTGTTGATCGAGGCCTGCGAGGAATCAGGTAGCTATGACTTGCCGTATTACGTCGATCATCTGGCATCGCGCATCGGTAACCCCTCGCTGGTGGTATGCCTGGATTCCGGTTGCGGCAACTACGATCAGTTGTGGTTGACCACGTCACTGCGCGGCATGACCGGTGGTGAGTTGACCGTGCAGGTATTGGAAGAAGGCGTGCATTCGGGTGACGCGTCGGGCGTGGTTCCGTCGAGTTTCCGCATTCTGCGCGAACTGCTCAGCCGCCTTGAAGACCAGGAAACCGGCAAGATCAAGCCGCAGGAGCTGTACGTCGAGATCCCGGCCCAGCGCGTCGAACAAGCCAGGCGTTCGGCCGAAGTGCTGGGTACGGCGGTGTACGACAAGTTCCCGTTTGTCGAAGGCATGAAGCCGGTCACCGAAGATCTCACTGAGCTGGTACTCAACCGCACCTGGCGCCCGCAATTGGCGGTGACTGGTGTGGACGGCATGCCGCCGCTGGAAAGCGCCGGCAATGTGTTGCGCCCGAAGACCTCGGTGAAACTCAGCTTGCGCGTACCGCCGACCTTGTCGGGCGCGAAGGCCGGCCAGTTCGTCAAGGCGTTGCTCGAAAAAGATCCGCCGTACGGTGCGAAAGTCAGTTTCAAGCTGGAGAAGGACGGCAGCGGTTGGAATGCGCCGCAGCTTTCGCCGTGGCTGGAAAAGGCGGTGGCCGACGCATCCGAGCACTACTTCGGCACGCCTGCCGCTTACATGGGCGAGGGTGGCAGCATTCCGTTCATGGGCATGTTGGGCGAGAAATTTCCGCAGGCGCAGTTCTTGATCACCGGCGTGCTTGGCCCGCACTCGAACGCGCATGGGCCGAACGAGTTCCTGCATATTCCGACCGGCAAGAAGGTCAGCATGGTGGTGGCCGAAGTGGTGGCGCGTCATTTCGCGCAGCGCGCAGGCTGA
- a CDS encoding YggS family pyridoxal phosphate-dependent enzyme — translation MSDNQHNDFSYLAANWAAMRERVDAACVGAGRAPAEVSILPVSKTFPAEAVRAAVALGLHRFGENKVQEIREKAGPLSDCAIDWVVIGHLQTNKAKDVARLATEVQSLDRWELADALHKRLQIEGRTLDVLVQVKTSPEESKSGLDPAELPAFLDALDDLPTLRVGGLMTMAVNSDDADAVRACFRQLRDLRDQAVARGRSLPRLSMGMSGDFAQAIAEGATEVRIGTAIFGRRT, via the coding sequence ATGTCCGATAACCAGCACAACGATTTTTCCTATCTGGCCGCGAACTGGGCAGCCATGCGCGAGCGCGTCGATGCGGCGTGCGTGGGGGCGGGGCGCGCCCCTGCCGAAGTATCGATCCTGCCGGTCAGCAAGACCTTTCCCGCCGAGGCGGTACGCGCTGCCGTCGCGCTTGGACTGCATCGCTTCGGCGAGAACAAGGTGCAGGAGATTCGCGAGAAAGCCGGCCCCTTGAGCGATTGCGCCATCGACTGGGTGGTGATCGGGCATCTGCAGACCAACAAGGCCAAGGACGTGGCGCGGCTGGCTACCGAAGTGCAGTCGCTGGACCGATGGGAACTGGCCGACGCCCTGCACAAGCGGTTGCAGATCGAAGGACGCACACTGGACGTGCTGGTCCAGGTGAAAACCTCGCCGGAGGAAAGCAAGTCGGGTCTGGACCCGGCCGAGCTACCGGCTTTTCTGGACGCGCTCGATGACTTGCCGACGCTGCGCGTCGGCGGGCTGATGACCATGGCGGTGAACTCCGACGACGCCGATGCCGTACGCGCCTGCTTTCGCCAGCTGCGCGACTTGCGGGACCAGGCCGTGGCCCGGGGCAGGTCATTGCCACGGCTGTCCATGGGCATGAGTGGCGATTTCGCGCAGGCCATCGCTGAGGGGGCGACCGAGGTGCGCATCGGTACCGCCATTTTCGGGCGTAGGACTTAA